From one Melioribacteraceae bacterium genomic stretch:
- a CDS encoding ACT domain-containing protein, with amino-acid sequence MKLTEDQIRKLTIEAINELGDEATPQKVKAIVSKAAEKLSSESASYTAKSETSEGRVIVTSFGLNEPGIVAAITKALSDAKCDIQDISQKIMEEFFTMIMIVDITHSPRDFKELQEEMKSIAENLKIKIYLQHEDVFRMMHRL; translated from the coding sequence GTGAAACTTACTGAAGATCAAATCAGAAAACTTACGATTGAAGCTATTAATGAATTGGGTGATGAAGCAACACCTCAAAAAGTAAAAGCAATTGTTTCGAAAGCCGCAGAAAAACTTTCCAGTGAGTCGGCATCTTATACAGCAAAAAGCGAAACATCGGAAGGGAGAGTTATTGTAACATCATTCGGCTTGAATGAACCCGGGATAGTTGCAGCAATTACTAAAGCATTAAGCGATGCAAAATGTGATATACAAGATATTAGTCAAAAAATAATGGAAGAATTTTTCACGATGATTATGATTGTCGATATCACACACTCTCCAAGAGATTTCAAAGAATTACAGGAAGAAATGAAAAGTATTGCCGAAAATCTAAAAATTAAAATTTACTTGCAGCATGAAGATGTCTTTAGAATGATGCACCGTTTATAA
- a CDS encoding PFL family protein, translating into MNYEFDEILETIKMTEIEHFDIRTVTLGISLRDCADRNIEITKQKIYDKILKYGKNHVKYAKEVEAQYGISIANKRVSITPASIPFDYCTAEEFVEIAKILDKAAEDIGIDYIAGFSALVQKGMTNGERELIKAIPYALAQTKRVCSSVNVASTKAGINMDAVNLIADTIKKTAELTKDNDSIGCAKFVVFANAAEDNPFVAGAFHGISEPEVVLNVGISGPGVVLDAIKEAGQVDLSELAEVIKKTIFKITRAGELIGRSVAKKHGIPFGIVDVSLAPTPAEGDSIGDILIAMGVEDVGAPGTTAALAMLNDSVKKAGLMASTAVGGLSGAFIPVSEDQAMIRAVERGNLSLEKLEAMTAVCSVGLDMVAVPGDTTKENIAGIIADECAIGVINDKTTAVRIIPAYGKNVGDSVDYGGLLGKAPIMEVRKISSAGFVNRGGKVPAPTRSLTN; encoded by the coding sequence ATGAACTACGAATTCGATGAAATATTAGAAACAATTAAGATGACGGAAATCGAACACTTCGATATCCGAACTGTCACATTAGGAATTAGTCTTAGAGATTGCGCCGATCGTAATATTGAAATCACAAAGCAAAAGATCTACGATAAAATTTTAAAGTACGGAAAGAATCACGTTAAATATGCAAAAGAAGTTGAAGCTCAATACGGCATTTCAATTGCGAATAAAAGAGTTTCAATAACTCCCGCTTCTATACCGTTCGATTATTGTACCGCTGAAGAATTTGTTGAAATTGCAAAAATACTGGATAAAGCCGCTGAGGATATTGGTATCGATTACATTGCCGGATTTTCTGCATTAGTTCAAAAAGGAATGACAAATGGTGAAAGAGAATTGATCAAAGCAATTCCTTATGCTTTAGCTCAAACCAAAAGAGTGTGTTCATCGGTCAATGTTGCATCAACCAAAGCAGGTATCAACATGGATGCAGTTAATTTGATTGCCGATACAATTAAAAAAACTGCTGAGCTGACAAAAGATAATGACTCGATTGGCTGTGCAAAGTTTGTCGTATTTGCAAACGCTGCTGAAGATAATCCATTTGTTGCGGGAGCTTTTCATGGAATTAGTGAACCCGAAGTTGTTTTGAATGTCGGAATTAGCGGACCGGGCGTTGTATTAGATGCTATTAAAGAAGCCGGTCAAGTCGATTTAAGTGAACTTGCCGAAGTCATTAAGAAAACAATCTTTAAAATTACTCGAGCCGGAGAATTAATTGGAAGAAGTGTCGCTAAAAAACATGGAATACCTTTCGGAATTGTTGATGTTTCATTAGCTCCAACACCGGCCGAAGGTGACAGCATTGGTGACATATTAATTGCTATGGGTGTCGAAGACGTCGGTGCTCCAGGAACAACGGCTGCTTTGGCAATGTTGAATGACTCAGTTAAGAAAGCCGGATTGATGGCAAGTACAGCCGTTGGCGGATTAAGCGGTGCCTTTATTCCGGTAAGTGAAGATCAAGCAATGATTCGTGCGGTCGAAAGAGGAAATTTGTCGTTGGAAAAATTAGAAGCAATGACAGCAGTTTGTTCAGTTGGACTCGATATGGTTGCAGTTCCCGGCGATACCACAAAAGAAAACATAGCCGGAATTATAGCAGATGAATGTGCAATTGGTGTTATAAATGATAAAACTACCGCTGTGAGAATTATACCGGCTTACGGTAAAAATGTTGGAGATTCTGTTGATTACGGTGGTTTGCTCGGCAAAGCTCCTATAATGGAAGTTAGAAAAATTAGCAGTGCGGGATTTGTTAATCGAGGTGGTAAAGTCCCGGCACCTACAAGAAGTTTAACAAATTAA
- a CDS encoding LemA family protein translates to MAKSKGLMIGCGVGAVIVVILIGLVLWGVGVYNNLVTLEEGVTQSWAQVENQYQRRADLVPNLVNTVKGVAEFERETFTAVTEARARVNQINVTPQMLENPNAFQQFQSAQGELGNALSRLLVTVENYPQLKANENFLQLQAQLEGTENRISVERMKFNQTVQAFNTTIRRFPANFIAGFAGFNQKQYFEAAEGADTVPKVEF, encoded by the coding sequence ATGGCAAAGAGTAAAGGACTAATGATAGGGTGCGGCGTAGGAGCCGTAATTGTTGTTATTCTAATTGGTCTTGTTTTGTGGGGAGTGGGAGTTTATAATAATTTAGTTACCCTTGAAGAAGGTGTTACACAAAGTTGGGCGCAAGTTGAAAATCAATATCAACGACGGGCTGATTTAGTGCCTAATTTAGTTAATACCGTTAAAGGCGTTGCTGAATTTGAAAGAGAAACTTTTACAGCAGTAACTGAAGCTCGCGCCAGAGTAAACCAGATTAATGTTACACCGCAAATGTTGGAAAACCCAAATGCCTTTCAACAATTTCAAAGTGCACAAGGTGAACTTGGTAATGCATTGTCAAGATTGCTTGTAACGGTTGAAAACTATCCGCAATTAAAAGCCAATGAAAATTTCTTACAGCTTCAAGCACAACTTGAAGGTACTGAAAATAGAATTTCGGTCGAGCGTATGAAATTCAATCAAACAGTACAGGCATTTAATACAACCATTAGAAGATTCCCTGCAAACTTCATCGCCGGATTTGCGGGATTTAACCAAAAACAATATTTCGAAGCTGCCGAAGGTGCAGATACAGTCCCTAAAGTTGAGTTTTAG
- a CDS encoding TPM domain-containing protein: protein MFIKKIIFLFFVLGVAALIFAQPQVPKLERYATDFTNTISSGELDYLNRDLKTFEDTTSNQLVFLMMSSINNYSLEMFTYEIATENKIGTSENNNGVLLFVAKDDRKMRIETGYGLEGALPDALASSIIRNEIAPYFRRDDYFRGVQAGLNAIKLATMGEYKNDKQDEEENDGFPIIYFIMFIIISILSSMRKGRGSGLGGLILLGGMGGGRSSGGSFGGGSFGGFSGGGGSFGGGGASGGW, encoded by the coding sequence ATGTTTATTAAAAAGATAATTTTTCTATTTTTTGTTTTGGGCGTCGCAGCATTGATATTTGCACAGCCTCAAGTTCCAAAGTTGGAGAGATATGCAACTGATTTTACTAACACAATATCTTCCGGTGAACTCGATTATCTTAACAGGGATCTAAAGACTTTTGAAGATACAACATCCAACCAACTTGTTTTTTTGATGATGTCATCTATCAATAATTATTCTCTTGAAATGTTCACATATGAAATTGCGACCGAGAATAAAATTGGAACGTCAGAAAATAATAACGGAGTTCTTCTTTTTGTAGCTAAAGATGATAGGAAAATGAGAATTGAAACCGGTTACGGATTGGAAGGTGCTCTTCCCGATGCGCTTGCAAGTTCAATCATTCGTAATGAGATTGCTCCATATTTTAGAAGAGATGACTATTTTAGAGGTGTTCAAGCCGGATTAAACGCTATCAAACTTGCAACTATGGGCGAATATAAAAATGATAAACAAGACGAAGAAGAAAATGATGGATTTCCGATAATTTATTTTATAATGTTTATTATTATCTCGATCCTTTCGAGTATGCGAAAGGGAAGAGGTAGTGGATTAGGCGGTTTAATACTACTCGGTGGAATGGGAGGGGGACGAAGTAGCGGTGGTTCATTCGGCGGAGGAAGTTTTGGTGGTTTTAGCGGTGGAGGCGGTTCGTTTGGCGGCGGTGGAGCTAGCGGAGGGTGGTAA
- a CDS encoding DUF309 domain-containing protein has product MFKQIEEGVKLFNEHDFFAAHDFFENLWMNAESSDRLFFQGMVQISVGGYHLLNQNYKGSLSQYKKGTEKLTNYLPDYKGIQLDILLQKIDNIIQDLEIYFSQGKIEITSNKIPKIEKI; this is encoded by the coding sequence ATGTTCAAGCAAATTGAAGAAGGGGTTAAGCTCTTCAACGAACATGATTTTTTTGCAGCACATGATTTCTTTGAAAATTTGTGGATGAATGCGGAAAGTAGTGATAGACTATTTTTCCAGGGCATGGTACAGATTTCGGTTGGAGGATATCATCTTCTAAACCAGAATTATAAAGGTTCTCTTAGTCAATATAAAAAAGGAACCGAAAAATTGACTAATTATTTGCCAGATTATAAAGGAATTCAACTTGATATTCTGCTGCAAAAAATTGATAATATAATCCAAGATCTTGAGATTTATTTTTCTCAAGGAAAAATTGAGATTACAAGCAACAAAATTCCTAAGATAGAAAAAATTTAA
- a CDS encoding 4Fe-4S dicluster domain-containing protein encodes MAIMITDECINCGACEPECPNTAIYEGGVDWELEGKHYSEGDEAPSGATGFYSSEFFYIVPDKCTECVGFHDEPQCAAVCPVDCCIPDPNHVESKDELLAKKDKLDALGR; translated from the coding sequence ATGGCAATAATGATAACAGATGAATGCATTAATTGCGGAGCTTGCGAACCGGAATGCCCCAATACAGCAATCTATGAAGGAGGAGTTGATTGGGAGTTAGAAGGAAAACATTATTCTGAAGGCGATGAAGCACCTTCCGGAGCGACAGGTTTCTATTCAAGTGAATTTTTCTACATTGTACCGGATAAATGTACCGAGTGTGTTGGTTTTCATGATGAACCTCAATGCGCAGCTGTTTGTCCGGTTGATTGTTGTATTCCTGATCCAAATCATGTTGAAAGCAAAGATGAGTTACTTGCTAAAAAAGATAAACTTGATGCACTTGGGCGATAA
- a CDS encoding heparan-alpha-glucosaminide N-acetyltransferase domain-containing protein, giving the protein MNSNSNSKRIVFLDLMRAFAVLMMVQGHTVHTFLSNDLRNSESLFYSIWHVMRGFTAPIFMFTAGVVFTYLLFYNSQTHNKTRLIKGLKRFLLLVGLGYLLRYPTWKIFDFSDVTDEQWRIFFAVDALHLIGFGLLFIILIALLAEKLKVTPYIMFTASVSFFVFTYPFIYSINWNEILTAPLAAYMYSKSGSLFPLFPWVGYVIGGALLGVYLAHNPLIFKKKRFGSSLIVIGLSLMFIYLASSNISYIISGNYLEKAYGVAIFFLRIGFVITLNGIVSLLVIKLDNIPQIIKLIGRHTLLIYVVHLVILYGSAWIPGFYNSYGGSFNTIGTIGAVALMYLVMISMILGLERIKKFRKENFAV; this is encoded by the coding sequence TTGAATAGCAATTCAAATTCCAAACGAATAGTTTTTCTGGATCTTATGAGAGCTTTTGCCGTTTTAATGATGGTGCAGGGGCATACTGTGCATACATTTTTATCCAACGATTTACGAAATTCAGAATCATTATTCTATAGTATTTGGCATGTAATGAGAGGGTTTACAGCCCCAATATTTATGTTCACCGCTGGTGTTGTTTTTACATACCTCTTATTCTATAATAGCCAAACTCACAATAAAACCAGATTAATTAAAGGACTTAAAAGATTTTTACTTTTGGTTGGGCTTGGCTATCTTCTGCGCTATCCGACTTGGAAAATATTTGATTTTTCGGATGTAACAGATGAACAGTGGCGAATCTTTTTTGCCGTTGATGCGCTGCATTTGATTGGTTTTGGTTTGCTGTTTATTATTTTAATAGCCCTCCTTGCTGAAAAATTGAAAGTAACTCCATACATTATGTTTACTGCAAGTGTTTCATTCTTTGTTTTCACATACCCATTTATCTACAGTATAAATTGGAATGAAATATTAACGGCTCCGTTGGCTGCTTACATGTATTCTAAATCAGGATCATTATTTCCGCTATTCCCTTGGGTTGGTTATGTTATCGGCGGTGCGTTACTGGGAGTTTATCTGGCTCATAATCCACTAATTTTTAAGAAAAAAAGGTTTGGTTCTAGTTTGATAGTCATCGGACTGAGTCTGATGTTTATATATCTAGCTTCATCGAACATCAGTTATATTATTAGCGGAAATTACCTTGAGAAAGCTTACGGTGTCGCAATTTTCTTCTTAAGAATCGGTTTTGTCATTACTCTTAACGGTATTGTCTCATTATTAGTTATAAAATTAGATAACATTCCTCAAATAATTAAGTTAATAGGCAGGCATACATTACTGATATATGTTGTTCATCTGGTAATCTTATATGGAAGTGCATGGATTCCCGGGTTCTATAATTCATATGGTGGTTCATTTAATACAATCGGAACAATTGGTGCGGTTGCATTGATGTATTTGGTTATGATAAGTATGATATTAGGTTTAGAGCGTATTAAGAAATTCCGAAAAGAAAATTTTGCAGTTTAA
- the ruvB gene encoding Holliday junction branch migration DNA helicase RuvB yields MRNSTDIDPKIQAEEKQLEYALRPTGFSEFTGQNKITDNLKVFIGAARKRGDALDHVLLTGPPGLGKTTLAHIISNEMAVSIKTTSGPVLEKPGDLAGILTNLEEKSVLFIDEIHRLSPIVEEYLYSAMEDYKIDIMIDSGPNARTVQIKLPRYTLIGATTRAGLLTAPLRDRFGIKSRLDYYDAELVTKIIKRSSSILDIRINEDAAHEIAKRSRGTPRIANRLLRRTRDFADFDNKKTIDLAIAKKALLALEVDEDGLDEMDKDIILTIIDKFNGGPVGINTIGTAVNEDPGTIEEVYEPFLIQQGFIQRTPRGREATLAAYTKFNRTKRGKLDQNNLFNQ; encoded by the coding sequence ATGAGAAATTCAACAGATATAGACCCCAAAATTCAAGCAGAAGAAAAGCAGCTTGAGTATGCATTGAGACCTACAGGTTTCAGCGAATTTACTGGTCAGAATAAAATTACCGATAATTTAAAAGTCTTTATTGGAGCCGCAAGAAAACGCGGTGATGCTTTGGATCATGTTTTGTTAACCGGTCCTCCCGGATTAGGTAAGACAACTCTTGCTCACATAATCTCAAATGAGATGGCTGTTTCAATAAAAACAACTTCAGGTCCTGTATTAGAAAAACCCGGTGATCTTGCGGGTATTCTAACTAATCTTGAAGAGAAGTCAGTGTTATTCATTGACGAAATACATCGACTTAGTCCTATTGTTGAAGAGTATCTTTATTCCGCAATGGAAGATTACAAAATTGATATCATGATTGATTCCGGACCAAATGCACGCACCGTGCAAATTAAATTACCACGCTATACATTGATTGGAGCAACAACTCGAGCCGGTTTGCTTACTGCACCATTAAGAGATCGTTTTGGAATCAAGTCTCGTCTGGATTATTATGATGCAGAGCTAGTTACAAAGATTATAAAACGCTCTTCATCAATATTGGACATCAGAATTAATGAAGACGCAGCTCATGAAATAGCTAAACGTTCTCGAGGTACTCCTAGAATTGCGAATAGATTATTAAGAAGAACTAGAGACTTTGCCGATTTTGATAATAAAAAAACCATAGATCTGGCAATTGCGAAAAAAGCTTTATTAGCTCTGGAAGTTGATGAAGACGGTCTCGATGAAATGGACAAAGATATAATTCTAACAATAATTGATAAGTTTAACGGCGGACCCGTCGGAATAAATACAATAGGCACTGCTGTTAACGAAGATCCGGGAACAATCGAAGAAGTTTACGAACCGTTCTTGATTCAACAGGGGTTTATACAAAGAACACCTCGTGGACGAGAAGCAACTTTAGCGGCTTACACAAAATTTAATCGCACTAAGCGCGGAAAATTAGATCAAAATAATTTATTCAATCAATAA
- the kdsA gene encoding 3-deoxy-8-phosphooctulonate synthase has product MIKLQNIKIGDNHPFVLIAGPCVVENEEMILTTAAEIKRITSELNIPFIFKSSYKKANRTSINSFVGLEIDKAISILNKVKTELDLPIITDVHNAEEIVQASIAADILQIPAFLCRQTDLLIAAGRSGKIINIKKGQFMFPPDMKHAAEKVKSTGNDKIMLTERGTTFGYKDLVVDMRSLVMMKELGYPVVMDATHSVQSPGSGGITSGKPEYILPLAKAATAVGIDALFLEVHPDPPNAMSDAASQLPLNELENLLVVLQKIDSVVKNYEI; this is encoded by the coding sequence ATGATAAAATTACAGAATATAAAAATTGGCGATAACCATCCTTTTGTTTTAATTGCCGGACCTTGTGTTGTTGAAAACGAAGAAATGATTTTGACAACGGCGGCTGAAATTAAAAGAATTACAAGTGAGTTAAATATTCCTTTTATTTTTAAATCCAGTTATAAAAAAGCAAATCGCACAAGTATAAATTCATTTGTGGGATTGGAAATTGATAAAGCTATTTCAATACTGAATAAGGTCAAGACTGAATTAGATCTTCCAATCATTACTGATGTTCATAACGCCGAAGAAATAGTACAAGCCTCGATAGCTGCTGATATACTTCAGATTCCAGCATTTCTTTGCAGACAAACTGATTTACTTATTGCTGCCGGTCGATCTGGTAAAATTATTAATATTAAGAAGGGACAGTTCATGTTTCCGCCTGATATGAAACATGCAGCCGAAAAAGTAAAATCAACCGGGAATGATAAAATTATGTTGACCGAGAGAGGTACAACATTCGGATATAAGGATTTAGTAGTTGATATGCGATCTTTAGTTATGATGAAAGAACTCGGATATCCTGTTGTTATGGATGCAACACATTCGGTTCAATCACCGGGTAGCGGCGGAATTACTAGCGGCAAACCGGAATATATTTTACCATTAGCAAAAGCCGCAACAGCAGTTGGTATCGATGCCCTCTTTCTGGAAGTTCATCCTGATCCTCCTAATGCCATGAGTGATGCTGCAAGTCAATTACCGCTTAATGAATTGGAAAATTTATTAGTAGTTCTTCAAAAAATTGATTCAGTTGTTAAAAATTATGAAATCTAA
- a CDS encoding HAD hydrolase family protein yields MDSKIKLVLFDLDGVLIQENRDYTLDQILNPLADFIKQICEEGIYFAIITGRQNDEVIEFVKNYDIRIINSSINKVSEAEKIIAEFNIGFSEVFFMGDDILDIPLLQKVGFSAAPRNARREVKRVVKKIIPAEDVELMLNEIKQLVLQN; encoded by the coding sequence GTGGATTCAAAAATAAAGCTTGTTCTTTTTGATCTTGATGGTGTATTAATCCAAGAGAATAGAGATTATACATTAGATCAAATTCTTAATCCGTTAGCTGATTTCATTAAACAGATTTGTGAAGAAGGAATTTACTTCGCAATAATAACTGGCAGACAAAATGATGAAGTAATTGAGTTTGTAAAGAATTATGATATTCGGATAATTAATTCGTCAATCAATAAAGTCAGCGAGGCAGAAAAAATTATTGCAGAATTCAACATTGGATTCAGCGAAGTTTTCTTTATGGGAGATGATATTTTAGATATTCCACTTTTACAAAAAGTTGGATTTAGTGCGGCGCCAAGAAATGCCCGTCGTGAAGTTAAAAGAGTTGTCAAAAAGATAATTCCTGCCGAAGATGTCGAATTAATGCTGAACGAAATCAAGCAGCTTGTATTACAAAATTAG
- a CDS encoding KpsF/GutQ family sugar-phosphate isomerase → MNDKEILIHGKKVIQIESEAIAGLCDTLDEEFIKAAKVIIETKGRVIITGLGKSGLIARKIVATLNSTGTPAIFLHPTDALHGDLGMVRSEDVVILISKSGNTEELVSLMSMLKRINVTMIGMLGERDSKIGRDCDIFLNVRVKEEACPYDLAPTSSSTAALVMGDALAITLLEMRGFTSEDFAFLHPAGSLGKRLSLKISEIMYKGDQVPIVNENSALKDAIFEMTTKRLGATSVVNDSGELSGVLTDGDLRRLLEKRSDIVNVLVKDVMSINPKTISGEYLASFALQQMENFKITSIIVVDDNNKPVGIVHLHELIEIGLQRR, encoded by the coding sequence TTGAACGATAAAGAAATTTTAATACACGGTAAAAAAGTAATTCAAATAGAAAGCGAAGCTATTGCCGGATTATGTGACACGCTTGATGAAGAGTTTATTAAAGCGGCAAAAGTAATTATAGAAACAAAGGGAAGAGTTATAATTACAGGTCTGGGCAAATCCGGATTAATTGCACGAAAAATTGTAGCAACTTTAAATTCTACCGGAACGCCAGCAATATTTCTTCATCCAACAGATGCTCTGCATGGTGATCTTGGAATGGTGAGAAGTGAAGATGTTGTTATTCTTATTTCTAAAAGCGGCAATACTGAAGAACTTGTAAGCCTAATGTCAATGCTGAAAAGAATCAATGTAACAATGATTGGAATGCTAGGCGAACGTGATTCAAAAATAGGACGAGATTGTGATATCTTTTTAAATGTTCGTGTTAAAGAAGAAGCATGTCCATATGATTTAGCTCCGACTTCTTCCTCAACTGCTGCTTTAGTTATGGGAGATGCTCTTGCAATCACACTTTTGGAAATGAGAGGATTTACATCGGAAGATTTTGCATTTCTTCATCCGGCCGGAAGTCTTGGAAAAAGATTATCGTTAAAAATATCCGAGATAATGTATAAAGGTGATCAAGTCCCAATTGTTAATGAAAATTCCGCATTGAAAGATGCAATATTCGAAATGACAACAAAGCGTCTTGGTGCAACATCCGTTGTAAATGATAGCGGAGAACTTTCTGGTGTTTTAACCGACGGTGATTTACGCAGGCTTCTTGAAAAAAGAAGCGACATAGTAAATGTTCTAGTCAAGGACGTTATGAGCATAAATCCTAAAACGATAAGTGGTGAGTATTTGGCTTCTTTTGCATTACAGCAAATGGAGAATTTTAAGATAACATCAATAATTGTGGTTGATGATAATAATAAACCGGTCGGTATTGTTCACTTACATGAGTTGATTGAAATCGGTCTGCAAAGAAGATGA
- the lptC gene encoding LPS export ABC transporter periplasmic protein LptC — protein sequence MKLFAYIFIGLILLSSCKDDVKPIINNEIVNGEIPTQESWDSKILITGEGLLKAILYSDHILVYDDRKETLLEGVKINFFDDNEVKTSQLTSKRGRIDDKTKDMFAIDSVVAQNDSGTVLRTDELHWINKTQKITTDKFVTITTKEERIEGYGFISDQGLKNYTIYNVTYSTKLNGEDK from the coding sequence ATGAAATTATTTGCTTACATATTTATTGGATTAATTTTATTGTCATCATGTAAAGATGATGTTAAGCCAATCATTAATAATGAAATTGTAAATGGTGAAATTCCAACACAAGAAAGTTGGGATTCAAAAATATTAATAACCGGCGAAGGATTATTAAAAGCAATCTTGTACTCAGATCATATTTTAGTTTATGATGATAGAAAAGAAACTCTTCTTGAAGGAGTTAAAATAAATTTCTTTGATGATAATGAAGTAAAAACATCTCAATTGACTTCAAAGCGAGGAAGAATAGACGATAAAACAAAAGATATGTTTGCAATCGATTCTGTTGTTGCACAAAATGACAGTGGTACAGTTTTAAGAACCGATGAACTTCACTGGATCAACAAAACACAAAAAATTACAACCGATAAATTTGTTACGATCACTACAAAAGAAGAACGAATCGAAGGTTACGGCTTCATCTCAGATCAAGGATTAAAAAATTATACAATATACAATGTAACATATTCAACAAAGTTGAACGGTGAGGATAAATGA
- a CDS encoding OstA-like protein, whose amino-acid sequence MRKIFMLIILVSTLTFSQENESVQVVGDSLTGKTINGENIREVIGNVVITQGDVVITCRKAIQYITKNEFELIGNVVATQDTLVIETEKAYYFGNTKIAQSDTLIYLREPSFDLKANKGKYFYNDELAQFFGDVVLNDSAFQLTSQELYYFKTEERINAKTNVQVMDSTSIIFADSIRHFRNEKLSFAFGNVRVDNFENNVLIYGDSLVNDNLQKYSKVTGSPLFIQIDTSNTGKLDTLMITGKILESYTDSTKKFIATDNVKIIRDDFSSVNDKSIFYNAEERIETYKLTDESPRPIIWSGENQLVGDSVFIYLKEQNLDWIDVRGSSLIISKKENFDWRYDQMSGNRIKMFFNDSTISKTEVYENVLSIYYMFEDGEPSGLIKSSSENAKILFEDGQVVDVRLYKSVMSEYHPENLVDGKEREFTLPQFIVYENRPSKDELKKLIRK is encoded by the coding sequence ATGAGAAAAATATTTATGTTGATAATCCTTGTTTCAACTCTCACTTTTTCTCAGGAAAATGAATCTGTACAAGTTGTTGGGGACAGTCTAACCGGTAAAACTATCAACGGTGAAAATATCCGTGAGGTAATAGGAAATGTAGTAATCACTCAAGGGGATGTAGTAATCACTTGTAGAAAAGCAATACAGTATATCACTAAAAATGAATTTGAATTAATCGGTAATGTAGTCGCAACACAAGACACTCTGGTGATTGAAACAGAAAAAGCTTATTATTTTGGAAACACCAAAATAGCTCAGAGCGATACTTTAATTTATCTAAGAGAACCTTCTTTTGACCTAAAAGCCAATAAAGGAAAGTATTTTTACAATGACGAATTGGCCCAGTTTTTTGGAGATGTTGTTCTTAATGATTCGGCTTTTCAATTGACTTCACAAGAGCTTTACTACTTTAAGACAGAGGAAAGAATTAATGCAAAGACTAATGTTCAAGTAATGGATTCAACTTCCATTATTTTTGCCGATAGTATCCGTCACTTTAGAAATGAAAAATTATCATTTGCATTTGGTAATGTAAGAGTCGATAACTTTGAAAACAATGTTCTGATTTACGGGGATTCACTAGTTAACGACAATCTACAAAAGTATTCGAAAGTAACAGGTTCTCCATTGTTTATACAAATTGATACATCAAACACAGGCAAACTCGATACATTGATGATTACCGGAAAAATTTTGGAATCTTATACCGATTCAACCAAAAAATTTATTGCGACGGATAACGTAAAAATTATTCGCGATGATTTTTCTTCTGTAAATGATAAATCAATTTTTTATAATGCTGAAGAGAGAATTGAAACATATAAGTTAACAGATGAATCACCCAGACCAATAATCTGGAGTGGTGAAAATCAGCTTGTAGGTGATTCCGTTTTCATTTACTTAAAAGAACAAAATTTGGATTGGATAGATGTCCGCGGCAGCAGCTTAATCATTTCAAAAAAAGAAAATTTCGATTGGCGTTATGATCAAATGTCGGGAAATCGAATAAAAATGTTTTTTAATGATAGCACCATTTCGAAAACGGAAGTTTATGAAAATGTATTAAGCATTTATTATATGTTTGAAGATGGCGAACCAAGCGGTTTAATTAAATCCAGTTCGGAAAATGCAAAGATACTCTTTGAAGACGGACAAGTTGTTGATGTAAGGTTATATAAAAGTGTGATGAGTGAATATCATCCCGAAAATTTAGTCGACGGAAAAGAAAGAGAATTTACTTTACCACAGTTTATTGTATATGAAAATCGTCCGTCAAAAGATGAACTAAAAAAATTGATTAGGAAATAA